The following proteins are encoded in a genomic region of Brachypodium distachyon strain Bd21 chromosome 1, Brachypodium_distachyon_v3.0, whole genome shotgun sequence:
- the LOC100821654 gene encoding 1,4-dihydroxy-2-naphthoyl-CoA thioesterase 1 — protein MAAAAATASSRTKTEELDAPLHALGFEIDEVSPSRLTGRLLVTPTCCQPFKVLHGGVSALIAEGLASMGAHMASGYRRVAGMQLSINHFRSAALGDTVHAQAVPVHVGRSTQVWEVKLWKMDPSTEGKGLQIAEARVTLLCNLPVPDETKTAGENLRKYSKL, from the exons atggccgccgccgccgccacggcctcgTCGCGGACCAAGACGGAGGAGCTGGACGCGCCGCTCCACGCCCTCGGCTTCGAGATCGACGAGGTCTCGCCGTCGCGACTcaccggccgcctcctcgtcaCGCCCACCTGCTGCCag CCGTTCAAGGTGCTCCACGGCGGCGTGTCGGCGCTGATCGCGGAGGGGCTCGCGAGCATGGGGGCGCACATGGCGTCGGGCTaccgccgcgtcgccggcaTGCAGCTCAGCATCAACCACTTCCGGAGCGCCGCCCTCGGGGACACCGTCCACGCGCAAGCCGTCCCCGTCCACGTCGGCCGCTCCACCCAG GTATGGGAGGTAAAGCTCTGGAAAATGGATCCATCCACAGAAGGGAAAGGACTTCAAATCGCCGAAGCAAGAGTCACGTTGCTCTGTAATCTACCGGTGCCGGATGAGACGAAAACTGCGGGAGAAAATCTTAGAAAATACTCTAAACTGTAA
- the LOC100821972 gene encoding uncharacterized protein LOC100821972 produces MASRRFFTYDPYDYYYPTPYGHPYSYYQHPSAARSPARNDGLFYPHIQRTEPAVRAAARRSPYDLFPDVESTEAPMGASGYPDIYYNQRPSASARAPARNNGALFPDVDCAEPAAKEARRSVSVPVHFAGPELGPERERETAVATEMAIPKKQAPSAEQAAVRLQASARGFLARRMVREVRAVEREAEAVAARIAAEAEALLANTRARVAIGEELMRLLLRLDAVRGVREYRRRVTKRVLALQDAVDALEIKPAPAPVEMSEESGMANQAAEQGVRIEPEEEGVPIESDDAVDSPATETIAEMDMVVDGGIATSDERDLGEAELMMDGEKAEEAEGENAEEAEGEWEMVAEEEAVAGENPAPKEQQQEPAAEEKEKKAEGGGATDGLDARKVMEMVAAMCEQSAQQCAAIGALAERVDALERAVRRVEVADRRRRRNKKLKKDGKAARCCYSD; encoded by the coding sequence ATGGCTTCTCGCCGCTTTTTCACCTACGACCCCTACGACTACTACTACCCCACGCCGTACGGCCACCCCTACTCCTACTACCAGCACCCATCCGCCGCCCGATCACCCGCACGGAACGATGGCTTGTTCTACCCCCACATCCAGCGCACCGAGCCGGCGGTGAGGGCGGCCGCGCGTCGAAGCCCCTACGATCTCTTCCCGGACGTCGAGAGTACCGAGGCGCCGATGGGGGCGTCCGGGTATCCCGACATCTACTACAACCAGcgcccctccgcctccgctcGTGCCCCTGCGCGGAACAACGGCGCCCTGTTCCCGGACGTCGATTGCGCCGAGCCGGCGGCGAAAGAGGCAAGGAGATCGGTCTCCGTCCCTGTCCACTTTGCCGGGCCCGAATTGGGACCGGAGCGGGAGCGGGAGACTGCGGTGGCGACTGAGATGGCGATTCCGAAGAAGCAGGCGCCGTCGGCGGAGCAAGCGGCGGTGAGATTGCAGGCGTCGGCGCGAGGGTTCCTGGCGCGGCGGATGGTGCGGGAGGTCCGCGCGGTGgaacgggaggcggaggctgtcGCGGCGAGGATTGCGGCCGAGGCAGAGGCGCTTCTCGCGAACACGAGGGCGAGGGTGGCCATCGGGGAGGAGCTcatgcggctgctgctgcgcctcgATGCGGTGCGGGGCGTAAGGGAGTACCGGAGGAGGGTGACCAAGCGGGTGCTCGCTCTCCAGGACGCCGTCGACGCCCTGGAGATTaaaccggcgccggcgcccgtcGAGATGTCAGAGGAGAGCGGGATGGCGAATCAGGCCGCAGAGCAAGGCGTCCGGATTGAACCTGAGGAGGAAGGCGTTCCGATTGAATCTGACGACGCGGTTGATTCTCCGGCCACCGAGACAATCGCTGAGATGGACATGGTGGTCGACGGAGGAATTGCCACCAGCGACGAGCGCGACCTCGGCGAAGCGGAATTGATGATGGACGGCGAGAAAGCAGAGGAGGCGGAAGGCGAGAATGCAGAGGAGGCGGAAGGCGAGTGGGAGATGgtggcagaagaagaagctgtcGCCGGTGAGAATCCGGCGCCCaaagagcagcagcaagaaccggcggcagaggagaaggagaagaaagcggAGGGCGGAGGAGCTACCGACGGTTTAGACGCGAGGAAGGTGATGGAGATGGTGGCTGCCATGTGCGAACAGAGCGCGCAGCAGTGCGCGGCGATCGGGGCGCTCGCTGAGCGGGTGGACGCGCTTGAGCGTGCCGTGCGGCGGGTGGAGGTCGCcgaccggcgccggcgcaggaaCAAGAAACTCAAGAAGGATGGAAAGGCTGCAAGATGCTGCTACAGCGACTAA